The following proteins are co-located in the Pirellulales bacterium genome:
- the guaB gene encoding IMP dehydrogenase — translation MQDKLTTTGLTFDDVLIVPRYSEVVPSEVNVASRLTRRIALPVPLLSSPMDTVTEHRMAIGLAQEGGIGVIHKNMSIEAQTEEVDKVKRSANGIIVDPVTMRPAASVAAAREMMIQSNVSGIPITEADGTLVGILTRRDLRFLESNDIPVAEVMTGREQLVTATGTVTLAEAEKILMAKKVEKLLLVDENRKLTGLITIKDIDMMRRFPRAAKDAQGRLRVGAAIGVNDLDRAASLIDKDVDFLVVDSAHGHSANVLNTVKELKARWDIDVVAGNVATTEGARDLIAAGADAVKVGIGPGSICTTRVISGIGVPQITAIHQAVQAAKDADVPVIADGGIRYSGDITKAIAAGAHVVMLGGLLAGLDESPGERVLYQGRTYKAYRGMGSLGAMVHGSSERYRQSKEDAGNGKLVPEGVEGRVPYKGPLSPFLYQLIGGLRAGMGYCGTRTIEELRTEARFVQVTPASVRESHPHDIAITQEAPNYTAEFKSAEAN, via the coding sequence ATGCAGGACAAGCTGACGACGACCGGGCTCACCTTCGACGACGTGCTGATCGTCCCCCGCTACAGCGAGGTCGTCCCCTCGGAGGTGAACGTCGCCTCGCGGCTCACCCGACGGATCGCGCTGCCGGTCCCCCTGCTCAGCTCGCCGATGGACACGGTCACCGAGCACCGCATGGCGATCGGGCTCGCCCAGGAGGGGGGGATCGGCGTCATTCACAAGAACATGTCGATCGAGGCCCAGACCGAGGAGGTCGACAAGGTCAAGCGTTCGGCCAACGGGATCATCGTCGATCCGGTGACGATGCGCCCCGCTGCTAGCGTTGCTGCCGCGCGGGAGATGATGATCCAGTCGAACGTGTCGGGCATCCCGATCACCGAGGCCGACGGCACGCTCGTGGGGATCCTCACCCGCCGGGATTTGCGGTTCCTGGAGAGCAACGACATCCCGGTGGCCGAGGTCATGACCGGCCGCGAGCAGCTCGTCACGGCGACGGGGACTGTGACGCTTGCGGAAGCTGAGAAGATTTTGATGGCAAAAAAGGTCGAGAAGCTGCTCCTGGTTGACGAAAACAGAAAACTGACGGGCCTCATTACCATCAAAGACATCGACATGATGCGCCGGTTCCCCCGCGCCGCGAAGGACGCGCAGGGACGCCTGCGCGTCGGCGCCGCGATCGGGGTCAACGACCTCGACCGCGCCGCGAGCCTCATCGACAAGGACGTCGACTTCCTGGTGGTCGACAGCGCCCACGGCCACTCGGCCAACGTTCTCAACACCGTCAAGGAACTGAAAGCTCGCTGGGACATCGACGTCGTGGCCGGCAACGTCGCCACGACCGAGGGAGCGCGCGACCTGATCGCCGCCGGGGCCGACGCCGTCAAGGTGGGCATCGGGCCCGGGTCGATCTGTACGACTCGCGTCATCTCGGGCATCGGCGTCCCGCAGATCACCGCGATTCACCAAGCCGTGCAAGCGGCCAAGGACGCCGACGTGCCGGTCATCGCCGACGGCGGCATCCGCTACTCCGGAGACATTACTAAAGCGATCGCCGCGGGGGCCCACGTCGTCATGCTCGGCGGCCTGCTGGCCGGCCTCGACGAAAGCCCCGGCGAACGCGTCCTGTACCAAGGGCGAACCTACAAGGCGTACCGCGGCATGGGCTCGCTGGGCGCCATGGTTCACGGATCCAGCGAACGCTACCGACAATCCAAAGAAGACGCCGGCAACGGCAAACTCGTCCCCGAGGGGGTCGAAGGTCGGGTCCCCTACAAGGGCCCCCTGAGCCCCTTCCTGTATCAGCTCATCGGCGGCCTCCGGGCCGGCATGGGATATTGCGGCACACGAACCATCGAGGAGCTGCGCACGGAGGCGCGATTCGTTCAGGTCACGCCGGCCAGTGTGCGGGAAAGCCATCCGCATGACATCGCCATCACGCAGGAAGCGCCCAATTACACGGCCGAATTCAAATCGGCCGAAGCCAACTAA
- a CDS encoding PilZ domain-containing protein produces the protein MLVERDLDLNDDQWARLTPRTALPCSEAEFLAPTGPAYANNSSRRLYHRFHYRRRGVLHLNEETLAVYAKDVSRIGIGLLAPRQLFPCDQVRLELAGLEIPPLVVRRCRRIQTDCYEIGTAFEDGVLSTELYKKMIRHTWE, from the coding sequence GTGTTGGTCGAACGCGATCTTGATCTGAACGACGATCAATGGGCCCGGCTGACGCCCCGCACGGCGCTGCCCTGCAGCGAGGCGGAGTTCCTGGCGCCGACCGGACCGGCGTACGCCAACAACTCCTCGCGCCGACTGTATCATCGATTCCACTATCGCCGCCGCGGCGTCCTGCACCTCAACGAGGAAACGCTTGCCGTCTACGCCAAGGACGTCTCGCGAATCGGCATCGGGCTGCTGGCGCCCCGGCAGCTCTTCCCTTGCGACCAGGTGCGGCTGGAACTCGCGGGGCTCGAGATCCCGCCGCTCGTGGTGCGGCGCTGCCGGCGAATCCAGACGGACTGTTACGAAATCGGCACCGCGTTCGAGGACGGCGTCCTCTCGACGGAACTCTACAAGAAGATGATTCGCCACACGTGGGAGTAG
- a CDS encoding DUF4404 family protein — MDKQRLLSLLEELHAELAEAVELDAETRTALAGLAGDAQRVLESPAEQETTPSGDDAPVSGLLRERLLEFGSEHPQLAKALNQVADGLANLGI, encoded by the coding sequence ATGGACAAACAACGCTTGCTGTCGTTGCTGGAGGAGTTGCACGCCGAACTGGCCGAGGCCGTCGAGCTCGACGCCGAGACGCGGACCGCGCTCGCCGGGCTGGCCGGCGACGCCCAGCGAGTGCTCGAATCGCCGGCCGAGCAGGAGACGACCCCCTCGGGGGACGACGCCCCCGTTTCGGGGTTGCTGCGGGAACGATTGCTGGAGTTCGGGTCCGAGCACCCGCAACTGGCCAAAGCGCTCAACCAAGTGGCAGACGGGTTGGCGAACCTGGGGATTTGA
- a CDS encoding protein kinase, producing the protein MAELKTFLFTDICGSVRLKGEMVGRSVTERDMAFITTVLTPHRKRIEHDLAERGGRVVSTAGDGHFLVFGTTIDAALWAVGVQESHRDDPIATPSGEPVEVRISMHVGVPQVDPGDPNNFVGKSVDYAARLNDYATGGQILVSRSVMAILDDIGLEGIRLHLHGRRLLKGIGNVEVHELLYDDVGPRLLRNQPKSGDGRQWTVLPTMGHDRFEEETHQRGGVTSLAKLERVGNYELQELLGSGGMGDVYKARHVQFDRVRAVKVIKPQFLGRGHEDVVRRFYNEIKAVGKLEHKNIVVAIDSSAPTDQIHYLVMEYIDGVGLDELVALHGPLAVPDACEAIRQAARGLQYIHKNGMVHRDIKPSNLMVTIVDGDQVHSDGSGTQLGGEQERAVVKILDLGLALLAQDGHDRLTRFENRAMGTGMYMSPEQWKTTSVDIRSDVYSLGCSLYHLLAGHPPFADSDLRPEKAHEKSAIPPIRANVLPRKLWDVVRKMMAKLPEERYSEPAEVAAALAPFCEGHNLTALLHEYLDAEAPPQSRLATVPKRSSQVDTWRSRFTGSTLVPTRRWLLGTGVPLLLVATFAGSALFLLGKQAAARAEAEARADLPAKAKTAATIELPKSISERFDLLITLAADEELLKQLAAHNAAAAALAAAGDDASDEDKARWLAQLKTANGALENWINAMANPLHEKAQADSWFVNDVEGVQVARFTKGDTVGQSFRDRDYFHGQGVNLTDPQAISAATPIQEPHFSAVYRSKTSNDLKVAFSVPIIAPAAEESDDEPEVLGVLSMSAKVAQFKVLDEGLTGAADVVLIDLRPDSADEGSREAEEGGLVLHHPRQQLGKRARLDEVWREVIQNSQPLAKGFRSEEHFLVGYRDPLEPNPNKLYWAAYEPVRFAYRNQRTGESHDVAPGLIVLAQKPMQR; encoded by the coding sequence ATGGCCGAACTGAAGACCTTTCTCTTCACCGACATTTGCGGCTCAGTTCGCCTCAAGGGCGAAATGGTCGGTCGCAGCGTCACTGAACGGGACATGGCCTTCATCACGACGGTGCTCACGCCGCATCGCAAGCGGATCGAGCACGATCTGGCCGAGCGCGGCGGACGCGTCGTCTCGACCGCGGGCGACGGCCATTTTCTGGTGTTCGGCACGACCATCGACGCGGCGCTGTGGGCCGTCGGCGTTCAGGAGAGCCATCGCGACGACCCGATCGCGACCCCCTCGGGCGAACCGGTCGAGGTGCGGATCAGCATGCACGTCGGCGTGCCGCAGGTCGATCCCGGCGATCCCAACAATTTCGTCGGCAAGAGCGTCGACTACGCGGCTCGGCTCAACGACTACGCCACCGGCGGCCAGATTCTGGTGAGCCGCAGCGTGATGGCGATCCTCGACGACATCGGGCTCGAGGGGATTCGGCTCCATCTCCACGGCCGACGGCTGCTCAAGGGGATCGGCAACGTCGAGGTCCATGAGCTGCTGTACGACGACGTCGGACCCCGCCTGCTGCGCAATCAGCCCAAAAGCGGCGACGGTCGCCAATGGACCGTTCTCCCCACGATGGGGCACGACCGCTTCGAGGAGGAGACGCATCAGCGCGGCGGCGTGACTTCGCTCGCCAAGCTCGAGCGAGTCGGCAACTACGAACTCCAGGAGCTCCTCGGCTCGGGGGGCATGGGGGACGTCTACAAGGCCCGGCACGTGCAGTTCGATCGCGTCCGGGCCGTCAAGGTGATCAAGCCGCAGTTCCTCGGTCGCGGGCACGAGGACGTGGTGCGCCGCTTCTACAACGAGATCAAGGCGGTCGGCAAGCTCGAACACAAGAACATCGTCGTGGCGATCGACTCCTCGGCGCCGACCGATCAGATTCATTACCTCGTCATGGAGTACATCGACGGGGTGGGGCTCGACGAACTGGTGGCGCTGCACGGCCCGTTGGCCGTGCCCGACGCTTGCGAGGCGATTCGCCAAGCGGCCCGCGGGCTGCAGTACATCCACAAGAACGGCATGGTCCACCGCGACATCAAGCCGTCGAACCTGATGGTGACGATCGTCGACGGCGACCAAGTGCACAGCGACGGCTCGGGCACGCAACTCGGCGGCGAGCAGGAGCGGGCGGTCGTAAAGATCCTCGACCTGGGGCTCGCGCTGCTGGCCCAGGACGGGCACGATCGGCTGACGCGGTTCGAGAACCGCGCCATGGGGACCGGCATGTACATGTCGCCCGAGCAGTGGAAGACCACCAGCGTCGACATCCGCTCGGACGTGTACAGCTTGGGGTGTTCGCTTTATCATTTGCTGGCCGGTCATCCGCCGTTCGCCGATTCGGATCTGCGGCCTGAAAAGGCTCACGAGAAGTCGGCCATCCCGCCGATCCGCGCGAACGTGCTGCCGCGCAAGCTGTGGGACGTCGTTCGCAAGATGATGGCCAAGCTGCCGGAGGAGCGCTACAGCGAGCCGGCCGAGGTCGCCGCGGCCCTGGCGCCGTTTTGCGAGGGGCACAACCTGACGGCGCTGTTGCACGAGTACCTCGACGCCGAGGCGCCCCCTCAGTCGCGCTTGGCGACCGTGCCGAAACGTTCGTCGCAAGTGGACACGTGGCGCAGCCGGTTCACGGGCAGCACGCTCGTGCCGACGCGGCGGTGGCTGTTGGGAACCGGCGTGCCGCTCTTGTTGGTCGCGACCTTCGCCGGGAGCGCGCTGTTCTTGCTCGGCAAGCAGGCCGCGGCTCGCGCCGAGGCCGAAGCCCGCGCCGACTTGCCGGCCAAGGCGAAAACGGCCGCCACGATCGAGCTGCCCAAATCGATCTCCGAGCGGTTCGACTTGCTGATCACGTTAGCCGCGGACGAGGAACTGCTGAAACAACTTGCGGCGCACAACGCGGCTGCCGCGGCGCTGGCGGCCGCGGGAGACGACGCCTCGGACGAGGACAAAGCCCGCTGGCTCGCGCAGTTGAAGACTGCGAACGGGGCGCTCGAGAATTGGATCAACGCCATGGCCAACCCGCTCCACGAGAAGGCCCAGGCCGACAGTTGGTTCGTCAACGACGTCGAGGGGGTCCAGGTCGCACGGTTCACGAAGGGGGACACCGTGGGGCAGAGCTTCCGCGACCGCGACTACTTCCACGGGCAGGGCGTCAACCTGACCGACCCGCAAGCGATCTCCGCCGCGACGCCGATTCAAGAGCCTCACTTTTCGGCCGTGTATCGCAGCAAGACCTCGAACGACCTGAAGGTCGCGTTCTCGGTGCCGATCATCGCGCCGGCCGCCGAGGAGTCGGACGACGAGCCCGAGGTGCTGGGCGTGTTGTCGATGTCGGCCAAGGTCGCCCAGTTCAAGGTCCTCGACGAGGGGCTCACCGGCGCCGCCGACGTGGTGCTGATCGACTTGCGGCCCGACTCGGCCGACGAAGGCTCGCGCGAAGCCGAAGAGGGGGGGCTCGTGCTTCATCACCCGCGGCAGCAGTTGGGCAAGCGGGCTCGACTCGACGAAGTCTGGCGCGAAGTGATTCAGAACAGCCAACCGCTCGCCAAGGGCTTCCGCAGCGAGGAGCACTTTCTCGTCGGCTATCGCGATCCGCTCGAGCCGAACCCGAACAAGCTCTACTGGGCCGCCTACGAGCCGGTGCGGTTCGCCTACCGCAACCAGCGGACCGGCGAATCGCACGATGTGGCCCCCGGCCTGATCGTGCTGGCCCAGAAGCCGATGCAGCGGTAA
- a CDS encoding bile acid:sodium symporter, which yields MASARSSTSPPATPLARWGATLHHYFLPILATVYVLAGLAPGPGAAIREYPIPLIAGHETHAPMLLVALLLFCAAAVIDLGQIREVVERPSVLLGALLSGWLAPALAVALLGVLLPRLFETASTSGLLVGLALVAAMPVANSAAGWTQNAGGNVALALGLIVLSILISPLATPQMLNVMGFALSDSETAQIERVVAEFSGWKFIVWVILPSLAGALVAWLAGRERIARLKPIIRLTTLADILVLNYANGSLAARQIWQEEQWATLAAAVVIGASIAAIGVAVGLVLAKLWRLGRPSRDALLFALSMKHTGLALVLAGQVLAEHPRVILVIMMATLLQHVSAGLIDWRLERRASSAAGT from the coding sequence ATGGCGTCCGCTCGGTCCTCAACCAGTCCCCCCGCCACGCCGCTGGCCCGGTGGGGGGCGACGCTGCATCACTACTTCCTGCCGATCCTCGCAACCGTGTACGTGCTGGCAGGGCTGGCGCCGGGGCCGGGCGCCGCGATCCGCGAGTATCCCATCCCGCTGATCGCCGGGCACGAAACCCACGCCCCCATGCTGCTGGTGGCGCTGTTGTTGTTCTGCGCCGCTGCGGTGATCGACCTGGGGCAAATCCGCGAGGTCGTCGAACGCCCTTCCGTGCTGCTCGGCGCCCTGCTGTCGGGCTGGCTGGCGCCGGCGCTGGCGGTCGCGCTGCTCGGGGTGTTGTTGCCGCGACTGTTCGAGACCGCGTCGACCTCCGGCCTGCTCGTGGGACTCGCGCTGGTGGCCGCAATGCCGGTCGCCAACTCCGCGGCCGGCTGGACCCAGAACGCGGGGGGCAACGTCGCGCTCGCGCTCGGGTTGATCGTGCTGTCGATCCTGATCAGCCCGCTCGCCACGCCGCAGATGCTCAACGTGATGGGCTTTGCGCTCTCGGATTCCGAGACCGCGCAGATCGAACGCGTCGTCGCCGAATTCTCGGGGTGGAAGTTCATCGTGTGGGTCATCCTGCCGTCGCTGGCCGGGGCGCTTGTCGCGTGGCTTGCCGGACGCGAGCGGATCGCACGGCTCAAGCCGATCATCCGGCTGACGACCCTCGCCGACATCCTGGTGCTGAACTACGCCAACGGTTCGCTCGCCGCGCGGCAGATCTGGCAGGAGGAACAGTGGGCGACGCTGGCCGCCGCGGTGGTGATCGGCGCCTCGATCGCCGCGATCGGCGTCGCCGTCGGGCTCGTCTTGGCCAAGCTGTGGCGACTCGGCCGGCCCTCGCGCGACGCGCTGTTGTTCGCCCTCAGCATGAAGCACACGGGGCTCGCCCTCGTGCTCGCCGGGCAAGTTCTCGCCGAGCACCCGCGGGTGATCCTCGTGATCATGATGGCGACGCTGCTGCAGCACGTCTCGGCCGGCCTGATCGATTGGCGCCTGGAGCGCCGCGCGAGTTCAGCCGCGGGGACGTAA
- a CDS encoding site-specific DNA-methyltransferase, translating into MSISPIYETELGRAYCGDSLEFMRSLPDGELDLVLTSPPYALHFKKAYGNASQAEYVEWFLPFAEQIKRILKSTGSFVLNVGGAWTPGAPLRSLYHYRLLLALCDDVGFHLCQEFFWYNPAKMPAPAEWVNVRRIRVKDSVEYIFWLAPTPSPQADNTRVLQEYSPDMKRLIKRGAKTAKRPSGHHIKGTFAADKGGSIPPNLIECGNNESNSYYIKESKRRGCGIHPARFPAALPEFFIKFLTNVGETVLDPFAGSNTTGRVAESLGRKWVAVEQDRSYAENSALRFQGESEPVESSNGQSLLF; encoded by the coding sequence ATGTCTATCTCGCCGATCTATGAGACCGAACTAGGACGCGCTTACTGCGGCGACAGTTTGGAGTTCATGCGATCGCTGCCGGACGGCGAATTGGACTTGGTCTTGACGTCGCCTCCCTATGCGCTTCACTTCAAGAAGGCCTACGGGAACGCCAGCCAAGCCGAATACGTCGAATGGTTCTTGCCGTTTGCCGAGCAGATCAAGCGAATTCTCAAGAGCACGGGGAGCTTCGTTCTGAACGTAGGCGGGGCGTGGACCCCCGGTGCGCCGCTACGATCCCTGTACCACTATCGCCTCCTTTTGGCGTTGTGCGACGACGTCGGTTTCCATTTGTGCCAGGAGTTTTTCTGGTACAACCCGGCGAAGATGCCTGCTCCGGCTGAATGGGTCAACGTTCGTCGCATTCGTGTCAAGGACTCCGTCGAGTACATCTTCTGGCTGGCTCCGACGCCTAGTCCGCAGGCGGACAACACCAGGGTGCTGCAAGAGTACAGCCCCGACATGAAGCGTTTGATCAAACGCGGCGCCAAAACGGCGAAGCGCCCTTCAGGGCATCACATCAAGGGCACGTTCGCCGCCGACAAGGGAGGTTCCATCCCCCCGAATCTGATCGAGTGCGGCAACAACGAGAGCAACAGCTACTACATCAAGGAGTCAAAGCGGCGTGGCTGCGGCATTCATCCGGCGCGGTTTCCGGCTGCTCTGCCCGAATTCTTCATTAAGTTTCTTACCAACGTCGGCGAGACGGTGTTGGACCCTTTTGCAGGGTCGAACACGACGGGCCGTGTCGCGGAATCTCTCGGTCGCAAGTGGGTGGCCGTCGAGCAGGACCGCAGCTATGCCGAGAACTCGGCTCTCAGGTTCCAAGGCGAGAGCGAGCCCGTCGAGTCGTCGAACGGGCAGAGTCTGCTCTTCTGA
- a CDS encoding TIGR00730 family Rossman fold protein, giving the protein MASADLPRDVPDLDLTAGGGGDPIADLIERIRESADRLHADRTDRGDLKILSRTLRELRYAFKVFAAYRDRKKVTVFGSARTLSTAPTYQQAMELGAAFAKRNWLVITGAASGIMEAGHRGAGRANSMGLNIMLPFEQSANEVIRDDPKLVNMKYFFTRKLMFVKECDAVVCCPGGFGTLDEALEVLTLVQTGKREMIPIVMLDEPGGSFWHDWHAYVVKQLLGAKMISPTDLSLYKITDRVGTAVDEVLSFYRVYHSQRYVRKHLVFRLNQALTDDQLATINAEYADILADGAFVQRGALKDESDDVEIADLSRLVFHFNRRSYGRLRQLIDALNALPPG; this is encoded by the coding sequence ATGGCCTCTGCCGACTTGCCTCGCGACGTTCCTGACCTCGACCTGACCGCCGGGGGCGGGGGCGATCCGATCGCCGACCTGATCGAGCGGATCCGCGAGTCGGCCGACCGGCTCCACGCCGATCGCACCGATCGGGGCGATCTGAAAATCCTCAGCCGCACGCTCCGCGAGCTGCGGTACGCGTTCAAGGTGTTCGCCGCGTACCGCGATCGGAAGAAGGTGACCGTGTTCGGCTCGGCCCGCACCCTCTCCACGGCGCCGACCTACCAGCAAGCAATGGAGCTGGGCGCCGCGTTCGCCAAGCGGAATTGGCTGGTCATCACCGGCGCCGCCAGCGGGATCATGGAAGCGGGCCACCGCGGCGCCGGCCGGGCCAACTCGATGGGGCTCAACATCATGTTGCCCTTCGAGCAGTCCGCCAACGAGGTCATTCGCGACGACCCGAAGCTCGTCAACATGAAGTACTTCTTCACGCGCAAGCTGATGTTCGTCAAAGAGTGCGACGCGGTCGTCTGCTGCCCGGGCGGCTTCGGCACGCTCGACGAGGCGCTCGAAGTGCTCACCCTGGTGCAAACCGGCAAACGCGAAATGATCCCGATCGTCATGCTCGACGAACCGGGCGGTTCCTTCTGGCACGACTGGCACGCGTACGTCGTCAAGCAACTGCTGGGCGCCAAGATGATCTCGCCGACCGACCTGTCGCTGTACAAAATCACCGACCGGGTGGGAACGGCCGTCGACGAGGTGCTGAGCTTCTACCGCGTCTATCACAGTCAGCGGTACGTGCGCAAGCATCTGGTGTTCCGGCTCAATCAGGCGCTCACGGACGACCAGCTCGCGACGATCAACGCCGAGTACGCCGACATCCTGGCCGACGGCGCATTCGTGCAACGCGGCGCGCTGAAGGACGAGTCCGACGACGTCGAGATCGCCGATCTGTCCCGGCTGGTGTTCCACTTCAACCGCCGCAGCTACGGCCGGTTGCGGCAACTCATCGACGCGCTCAACGCGCTGCCGCCGGGGTAG